The Oryzihumus leptocrescens sequence CGCCGAGCTGTCGATGCCCGACGTGTCCGGTAGCGGCTGTGACCGCGACCCCAGACTCATGCCTGCTCCCCCGCACTCACGCTGTCCTCCTCCTCGGCGGCGACCGCCGCCCGCTCCGCGGCCTCCCGGGCGTATGCCGTGACCAGCCGTCCGTAGCCCACGCACCGGTCGAGCAGCTCCTCGTGGGTCCCGTGGTCGACCACCCGGCCGTGCTCGAGGTAGACCACGTCGTCGGCGAGCGCGATCGTGGCCATCCGGTAGGCGACCACGAGCACCGTGGTGCCCAGGCTGGAGTCGCGCAGGGCGGCGAGGATCGCCTGCTCCACGCTGGGGTCGACCGCGCTGGTCGCGTCGTCGAGCACGAGCAGCCGTGGCCGGCGGATCACCGCGCGGGCCAGGGCGATCCGTTGCCGCTGCCCACCGGACAGGGTGGCGCCACGCTCCCCCACCGGGGTGTCGATGCCCTCGGGCAGCGCCGCGACGAAGCCGTCGGCCTGGGCGATGCGCAGGGCGTTCCAGACCGCCTCGTCACCGTGTTCCTCGCCGAGCGTGACGTTGCTGCGCACCGTCCCTTCGAACATGAACGTCTGCTGGGACACGAGGGCGGCCACCTCGGGCACGGCGCCGTGCGCCAGCTCGCGCAGGTCGACCCCGTCGAGGGTGACCGTGCCGGAGTCGGGGTCGACCAGGCGGACCATGAGCGAGGCCAACGTCGACTTGCCCGAGCCGGTGGGCCCGACGAGCGCTGACGTGCCGCCGGCGGGGACCTCGAGGGTGACCTCGCGGACGGCGGGGTTGGACTCGGCGACGAGCTCGCCGTCCACCCCGGGGCGGCTGACGTCGTAGGCGTAGGACGCGGACTCGACCCGCGCCGGGGTCGGCCCCTCGGTCGGGAGCCGCCGCTCGCCGTACGGCATCTCGCCGCGGGCCTGCAGGACCGCGTCGATGCGCTCCCAGCCGACGACGGTGCGCGGCAGCTCGGCCAGCACCCAGCCGAGGGCCCGCACCGGGAAGGACAGGATGGAGAACAGGTAGGCCACCTGGACGACCTCGGCCGCGTTGAGCTGGCCGCCGGCCACGCGGGCGGTGCCGATCGCGAGGACGGTCAGCGTGCCCAGCGTGGGGATCGCCTCGATGACCGGGTCGAAGGTGCCGCGGGTGCGCCCGACCTCGACGTTGGCGGCCTGGAGCCGGCGGGTGACGTGCTCGAAGCGCGCCGCCTCCTCCCGCTCGCGGCCGAGCGCCTTGACCACCATCGCCGCCTCGAAGCTCTCGTGGGCGACCTCGGAGACCTCGGCGCGCAGCTGCTGGGCGGCCGTGACCCGGGGGGACATGCGCCGCTGGAAGGCGAGGTTGGCCAGGAACAGCGCGGGGAACACGGTCAGCCCGACCGCCGCGAGCACCGGGTCGACGAGGAACATCTCGACGGCACCGACGACGAGCATGATGATGACGCCGACCGCCATGGGCAGCGGGTTGAACACCTGCCACGCGGCCTCGACGTCGGCGTTGGCGTTGGACAGCAGCTGCCCGGAGGGGTGGCGGTGGTGCCACGACAGCGGGAGGCGGAGGTACTGCCGGGTGACGCGGCGGCGGTAGGTCGCGCTGAGGTTGTAGAAGGTGACGCCGGCGGCGACGCGGCGCACCACGACACCGACGACGTTGAGCACCACGACCGTGCCGACCATGAGCCCGGCCTGCCACAGCTCCGCGGCGGTGACGTGGTGGGCGGCGATCGCGGGCGCCACGATCTCGTGGACGACCTTGCCGATGACCCAGGCGGTGCCGACCGTCATCACGGCGTAGAGCGCGCTGCCCACCACGGCCAGGGCGAACCATCCCCGCTGCTGCCGGATGCCACGGCCCACGACGGCGAGCCCGCGGCGCAACGTGGGCGTGGACGCGCTGGCCACAGCGACCTCCTGGGAGGGGTGAACGGGGAAGGCTCACAGCCTCTCACGGCGCGGTGACAGGATGCGTCCATGACGCGCTGCGCCCGGAGCGAACGAGCGGCCCTCTGCGACACCTTCGAGCGGGTCGGTCCCGATGCCCCGACCCTGTGCTCGCCGTGGCGCACCCGCGACCTCGCGGCGCACCTCGTGGTGCGCGAGCGCCGCCCGGACGCCGCGTTCGGGATCTGGCTGGGGCCCCTCGAACGCCACAACAAGCATGTGATGGACGGCTACGCCGGTATGCCGTGGGGCGAGCTGGTGGACCTCGTGCGCACCGGTCCGCCGCGCTGGTGGTTCACCCGGGTCCCGTCGCTGGACGAGCGCACGAACCTGCCGGAGTTCTACATCCACCACGAGGACGTGCTGCGCGCCCGGCCCGGCTGGCGGAAGCGGGAGCGCGGGGCGGAGCTGGAGGCCGCCCTGTGGCAGAGCCTGTCGGCCACGGCCCGGCTGATGTTCCGCCGGGTCCCGGTCGGGGTCGTGCTCGTCACCCCGTCGCACGGCCGGCAGGCGGTCAAGGCGCCGACGGCCCGGGGCACGGTCGTGCTCCGCGGCGAGCCCGGGGAGCTGATGCTGCTGGCCTACGGCCGCCGTGACGTGGCCGACGTGCAGGTCACCGGGCCGGACGAGGCCGTGACCGGGTTCGGGCTGGGACGCCTCGGCATCACCTGACCGGGTAGCCGTGGGCGCGCAGCTCGTCCTTGACCTGGCCGATCGTCAGCTCGCCGTAGTGGAACACGCTCGCGGCGAGCACCGCGTCGGCGCCGGCCGCGACAGGCGGTGTGAAGTCCTCGACCTTGCCCGCCCCGCCGCTGGCGATGAGCGGGATGGTGACCTCCGAGCGCACGGCGTCGACCAGCGGCACGTCGAAGCCGTCCTTCGTGCCGTCGGCGTCCATGGAGTTGAGCAGGATCTCCCCGGCCCCCAGCGCGGCCGCGCGGGCGCACCACTCCACGGCGTCGATGCCGGTGCCCTGGCGGCCCCCGTGGGTGGTCACCTCGAAGCCACCGGTGGGAGCCCCGGAGTCGTCGCGCCGGCGGCGCACGTCGGCGGACAGGACCAGCACCTGGGAGCCGAACCGGTCGGCGATCTCGGCGATGAGCTCGGGGCGGGCGATCGCGGCGGTGTTGACGCCGACCTTGTCGGCCCCGGCCCGCAGCAGCCGGTCCACGTCGTCCACGGAGCGCACGCCGCCGCCGACGGTGAGCGGGATGAAGACCTGCTCGGCGGTGCGCCGGACCAGGTCGTAGGTCGTCTCGCGGTTGCCACTGCTCGCGGTGACGTCGAGGAACGTCAGCTCGTCGGCGCCCTGCTCGTCGTAGCGCTTGGCCAGCTCGACCGGGTCGCCCGCGTCACGGAGGTTCAGGAAGTTGACGCCCTTGACGACGCGTCCGGCGTCGACGTCGAGGCAGGGGATGACGCGGATGGCAACACTCACGACCGAAGCCTACCGACGGCCCTGCGCCGGCCCGTCCGCGGCGGCTAGCCTCCGGGCCATGCCCTCCCCCGCGACGAGGGGCCCGCAACCCGGCCCACAACCCGGCCCGCCTCGCGTGCCTGTCCCGGCGGCCGAGGCGCTCGACCGCGCCGTCGCGCTGGTGGCCGACGCCGAACCGCGTTGCGGGACAACGGTGGTCGTCGCCGTCGATGGGCCGAGCGGGTCCGGCAAGTCGACGTTCGCGGCGGCGCTGGCGGCCCGGCTCGGGGGCGCACCGGTGGTCCGCATGGACGACATCTACCCCGGTTGGGACGGCCTCGAGGCCGCCGTGCCCCTGCTGCGCGACGGGGTCCTTGCGCCGCTCGCCCGGGGTGAGCGGGCGGCATACCGCCGCTTCGACTGGGACCGGGGCACGTTCGCGGAGGCCCACGAGGTGCCCGCCGCGCCGGTCCTGGTGGTCGAGGGCGTGGGCTGCGGGGCGCGGGCCTGCGCGCCGTGGCTGTCGGTGCTGGTGTGGATGGAGGCCTCGCCGACGGTCCGGCACGCCCGGGGCATGGACCGCGACGGGGAGACCTACCGCCCGCACTGGGAGCGCTGGGCGGCGCAGGAGCGCACGCACTTCGCCGCGGAGGGGACACGCCGGCGGGCCGACCTCGTGGTGGACACCGACCCGGCACCGGCCGGGGCATGATGGCGCCCATGGAGCCTGCGGACATGATGGCGGCGGTGTCCTCCTCGCTGGCCGAGCGCACCGGCCGGCCGCTCGAGGAGTGGGTGCGGCTGGTGCGCGAGTCCGGGCTGGACCCGTTGCAGCAGAACGAGGTCCGCCGCTGGCTCAAGGACGTGCACGGCGTCCCGCAGAACTCCCAGTGGGCGATCGCTGACGCGGCCGCGCGGGACGCCGGGTGGGTCGAGCCGACCGTGGAGGAGTACGCCGACGCCCTGTATGCCGGGCCGAAGGCGGGGCTGCGCCCGCTGCACGACGCGGTGGTCGCCCTCGCGCTGGCCCAGGGCGAGGACACCAGCGTGCAGGGTCGCGGCGGCTACGCGCCGGTGGTGCGCCGGACCCAGTTCGTCGCCGTGGCGCCGGGGCCGCGGGGCACGCTGCGCGTCGGCTTCCACTTCCGCGACGCCGTGCCCGAGGACGAGCGGCTGTCCCCGGCCAAGGGGTTCGCGCAGGCGACGCACTGGCTGCACCTCGAGGCGGACGCCGACGACAACGACGTCCGCTCGCTCGAGCCGCTGCTCGAGGTCGCCTACACCCAGAACGGCTGAGCGCCGGGCTCACCCCTCCCGGCGGAGCACCTCTGCCCAGGTGGTGGGGCGGCGCCCGAGCAGGTGGGTCAGCACCGTGGCGCTGCCGGCCAGGCCGCGGCGGTCGTAGGCCGCGAACATCGCGAGCAGGTCCTCGCGCGCCTGCGCAGGAAGGTCCTGGCCAGGTCCCTCGGCCCACGCCGCCGGGTCCGTGCCGACGGCCTGCACCGGGTGCCCGAGCACGGCGGAGGCCTCCGCGGCGAGGCCGCGCACCGAGGTCAGGTCGCCGGCCAGCTCGTAGGTGGCCCGCTCGTGGGCCGGCTCGGTCAGCACCGTGACGGCCACCTGCGCGACGTCCTCGAGGTCGACGAACGTGAACGGCGCGTCCAGGGAGTAGGGCACCGCCAGGCTCCCCTGCCGGGCGGCCGGGAGCAGGTTCTGCAGGTATGCCGCGGGCTGCAGGACCGTCCACGAGGGCACCACCGCGCGCACCACCTCCTCGGCGTCGGCCTTGCGCAGGTGGTGCGGCATGGAGCGGTCGTGCGGGTGCAGCACGGAGTGCAGCACCAGGCGGGTCACCCCGGCCGCCACGGCGGTGGTGGCCACGCGGCGCGCGATCCCCACCTCGTCGGGGTGCACGTTCGGGGCCAGGTGGTAGACCGCGTCGACCCCGGACACGGCGGCCTCCAGGCCCTCACCGGAGGCCAGGTCGGCGACGGCGACCTCGGCGGCACCGGCGCGCACGACCTCCGGCCGTCGGTCGCCGGTGCGCACCAGGGCCCGGACGGTCACGCCGCGGGCGGCCAGCGCCCTGCTGACCGCCAGACCGGTCTTGCCCGCGGCGCCCACCACGAGCACGCGGGGGCGGGTGTGGGCGGCAGGGTCGATGTCTGCCTCGATGGCCGTCTCGAAGTCCGTCTCGATGTCCGGGTCGGTGTCGACGGGCGGGAGGTGCGGGCGCGGCATACCGGCCATCCAAGGCGTCGCGGCCACACCGGTCGTCGGCAGAACCTGCCAACGCGGATCGGCTCCGCTCAGCGGCGGTCGGCCCAGCGGCGCCGCGGCTGGCGCTCCAGCACGCGGTCGAGCGCCTGGGCCAGCGTCAGCCCGGCGA is a genomic window containing:
- a CDS encoding NmrA family NAD(P)-binding protein encodes the protein MPRPHLPPVDTDPDIETDFETAIEADIDPAAHTRPRVLVVGAAGKTGLAVSRALAARGVTVRALVRTGDRRPEVVRAGAAEVAVADLASGEGLEAAVSGVDAVYHLAPNVHPDEVGIARRVATTAVAAGVTRLVLHSVLHPHDRSMPHHLRKADAEEVVRAVVPSWTVLQPAAYLQNLLPAARQGSLAVPYSLDAPFTFVDLEDVAQVAVTVLTEPAHERATYELAGDLTSVRGLAAEASAVLGHPVQAVGTDPAAWAEGPGQDLPAQAREDLLAMFAAYDRRGLAGSATVLTHLLGRRPTTWAEVLRREG
- a CDS encoding AAA family ATPase, producing MPVPAAEALDRAVALVADAEPRCGTTVVVAVDGPSGSGKSTFAAALAARLGGAPVVRMDDIYPGWDGLEAAVPLLRDGVLAPLARGERAAYRRFDWDRGTFAEAHEVPAAPVLVVEGVGCGARACAPWLSVLVWMEASPTVRHARGMDRDGETYRPHWERWAAQERTHFAAEGTRRRADLVVDTDPAPAGA
- a CDS encoding ABC transporter ATP-binding protein, with amino-acid sequence MASASTPTLRRGLAVVGRGIRQQRGWFALAVVGSALYAVMTVGTAWVIGKVVHEIVAPAIAAHHVTAAELWQAGLMVGTVVVLNVVGVVVRRVAAGVTFYNLSATYRRRVTRQYLRLPLSWHHRHPSGQLLSNANADVEAAWQVFNPLPMAVGVIIMLVVGAVEMFLVDPVLAAVGLTVFPALFLANLAFQRRMSPRVTAAQQLRAEVSEVAHESFEAAMVVKALGREREEAARFEHVTRRLQAANVEVGRTRGTFDPVIEAIPTLGTLTVLAIGTARVAGGQLNAAEVVQVAYLFSILSFPVRALGWVLAELPRTVVGWERIDAVLQARGEMPYGERRLPTEGPTPARVESASYAYDVSRPGVDGELVAESNPAVREVTLEVPAGGTSALVGPTGSGKSTLASLMVRLVDPDSGTVTLDGVDLRELAHGAVPEVAALVSQQTFMFEGTVRSNVTLGEEHGDEAVWNALRIAQADGFVAALPEGIDTPVGERGATLSGGQRQRIALARAVIRRPRLLVLDDATSAVDPSVEQAILAALRDSSLGTTVLVVAYRMATIALADDVVYLEHGRVVDHGTHEELLDRCVGYGRLVTAYAREAAERAAVAAEEEDSVSAGEQA
- a CDS encoding DUF5655 domain-containing protein, with protein sequence MEPADMMAAVSSSLAERTGRPLEEWVRLVRESGLDPLQQNEVRRWLKDVHGVPQNSQWAIADAAARDAGWVEPTVEEYADALYAGPKAGLRPLHDAVVALALAQGEDTSVQGRGGYAPVVRRTQFVAVAPGPRGTLRVGFHFRDAVPEDERLSPAKGFAQATHWLHLEADADDNDVRSLEPLLEVAYTQNG
- the hisF gene encoding imidazole glycerol phosphate synthase subunit HisF; translated protein: MSVAIRVIPCLDVDAGRVVKGVNFLNLRDAGDPVELAKRYDEQGADELTFLDVTASSGNRETTYDLVRRTAEQVFIPLTVGGGVRSVDDVDRLLRAGADKVGVNTAAIARPELIAEIADRFGSQVLVLSADVRRRRDDSGAPTGGFEVTTHGGRQGTGIDAVEWCARAAALGAGEILLNSMDADGTKDGFDVPLVDAVRSEVTIPLIASGGAGKVEDFTPPVAAGADAVLAASVFHYGELTIGQVKDELRAHGYPVR
- a CDS encoding TIGR03085 family metal-binding protein; protein product: MTRCARSERAALCDTFERVGPDAPTLCSPWRTRDLAAHLVVRERRPDAAFGIWLGPLERHNKHVMDGYAGMPWGELVDLVRTGPPRWWFTRVPSLDERTNLPEFYIHHEDVLRARPGWRKRERGAELEAALWQSLSATARLMFRRVPVGVVLVTPSHGRQAVKAPTARGTVVLRGEPGELMLLAYGRRDVADVQVTGPDEAVTGFGLGRLGIT